In one Pseudomonas tensinigenes genomic region, the following are encoded:
- the gabD gene encoding NADP-dependent succinate-semialdehyde dehydrogenase, which yields MQLKDTLLFRQQAFIDGAWVDADSGQTIKVNNPATGEILGTVPKMGAAETRRAIEAADKALPAWRALTAKERAGKLRRWFELMIENQDDLARLMTLEQGKPLAEAKGEIVYAASFIEWFAEEAKRIYGDVIPGHQPDKRLIVIKQPIGVTAAITPWNFPAAMITRKAGPALAAGCTMVLKPASQTPFSAFALAELAQRAGIPAGVFSVVSGSAGDIGSELTSNPIVRKLSFTGSTEIGRQLMSECAKDIKKVSLELGGNAPFIVFDDADLDKAVEGAIISKYRNNGQTCVCANRLYIQDSVYDAFAEKLKVAVAKLKIGNGLEDGTTTGPLIDEKAVAKVQEHIADAVAKGATVLAGGKAMEGNFFEPTILTNVPKNAAVAKEETFGPLAPLFRFKDEAEVIAMSNDTEFGLASYFYARDLGRVFRVAEALEYGMVGVNTGLISNEVAPFGGIKASGLGREGSKYGIEDYLEIKYLCLGI from the coding sequence ATGCAGCTTAAAGACACCCTGTTGTTCCGCCAGCAAGCCTTCATTGATGGCGCTTGGGTCGATGCGGACAGCGGTCAGACGATCAAGGTCAACAACCCGGCCACCGGCGAAATCCTCGGTACCGTGCCGAAAATGGGCGCTGCCGAAACCCGCCGCGCCATCGAAGCCGCTGACAAAGCGCTGCCGGCCTGGCGTGCCCTGACCGCCAAAGAGCGCGCTGGCAAGCTGCGTCGCTGGTTCGAATTGATGATCGAGAACCAGGACGACCTCGCGCGCCTGATGACTCTCGAGCAGGGCAAGCCGCTGGCCGAAGCCAAGGGCGAAATCGTTTACGCCGCTTCGTTTATCGAGTGGTTCGCCGAAGAAGCCAAGCGCATCTACGGTGACGTGATTCCGGGCCATCAGCCAGACAAGCGTCTGATCGTGATCAAGCAGCCAATCGGCGTGACCGCTGCGATCACCCCGTGGAACTTCCCGGCGGCGATGATCACCCGTAAAGCCGGCCCGGCGCTGGCTGCCGGTTGCACCATGGTGCTCAAGCCTGCTTCGCAAACTCCGTTCTCCGCTTTCGCCTTGGCCGAACTGGCTCAGCGCGCGGGCATTCCTGCGGGCGTGTTCAGCGTGGTGTCGGGCAGTGCCGGCGACATCGGCAGCGAGCTGACCAGCAACCCGATCGTACGCAAACTGTCCTTCACCGGTTCGACCGAAATCGGTCGTCAACTGATGTCGGAATGCGCCAAGGACATCAAGAAAGTCTCGCTGGAACTGGGCGGCAACGCGCCGTTCATCGTGTTCGACGATGCGGACCTGGATAAGGCCGTCGAAGGCGCGATCATTTCCAAGTACCGCAACAACGGCCAGACCTGCGTCTGCGCCAACCGTCTGTACATTCAGGATTCGGTCTACGACGCGTTCGCCGAGAAGCTGAAAGTGGCTGTGGCCAAACTGAAGATCGGCAACGGTCTGGAAGACGGCACCACCACTGGCCCGCTGATCGACGAAAAAGCCGTGGCCAAGGTGCAAGAGCACATCGCTGACGCTGTAGCCAAAGGCGCAACCGTGCTGGCTGGCGGCAAGGCGATGGAAGGCAACTTCTTCGAGCCGACCATCCTCACCAACGTGCCGAAAAACGCCGCCGTGGCCAAGGAAGAAACCTTCGGTCCACTGGCGCCGCTGTTCCGCTTCAAAGATGAAGCCGAAGTGATCGCGATGTCCAACGACACTGAGTTCGGTCTGGCCTCCTACTTCTACGCTCGTGACCTCGGTCGTGTGTTCCGTGTCGCGGAAGCGCTGGAATACGGCATGGTCGGCGTCAACACCGGGCTGATCTCCAACGAAGTCGCGCCGTTCGGCGGCATCAAGGCCTCGGGCCTGGGCCGTGAAGGCTCCAAGTACGGCATCGAAGATTACCTGGAAATCAAATACCTCTGCCTGGGCATCTAA
- a CDS encoding FAD-dependent oxidoreductase, protein MSLHRVARIADVPEDRGLQVEIGECKIVLLRTNGELRAFQGECPHAGAPLADGALCHGRLICPWHKAAFRAEDGALCEPPALDSLKRYPLELRGDEVWVDDQPLPDPHTPPADDSRTFVIVGAGAAGTACAAALREKGFGGRIVMIDREADAGYDRTVLSKFVLAGEMPPEEAPPLRDETFYKEQRIERLENQITSLDAANQTLHLSDGQSLRYDAAVLATGGEPNPLELPGADLPQVFVLRSKSQAEQIMNAAKPEHRAVIIGDSFIALECASALRQYGLDVTVLARHAIPFAAQFGEAVGKTIRALHEQNGVKFITEHAATEIIGDGKVEAVLLDNGLRLSADLVLAGVGVHPATEAFASLPREKDQSLRVDDGLRVSENLWAIGDIATFPLHGQLQRIEHWRLAQQHARIAAANMLGGEEHYLDVPFFWTWHFGKNYDYLGHAEHWDEVEFLGEPEHPPFIGLFGRNGMVVAAVACEKERAMALLTERMKQPLPMEEAWELIRD, encoded by the coding sequence ATGTCCCTGCACCGTGTCGCCCGTATCGCCGATGTCCCTGAAGACCGTGGCCTGCAAGTTGAAATCGGCGAGTGCAAGATTGTGCTGTTGCGCACGAACGGTGAGTTACGTGCCTTTCAGGGCGAATGCCCACATGCCGGCGCGCCGTTGGCTGACGGTGCGTTGTGTCACGGACGGCTGATCTGCCCGTGGCACAAGGCTGCGTTTCGCGCGGAGGACGGCGCGTTGTGCGAGCCACCGGCGCTCGACAGCCTCAAGCGTTATCCGCTGGAACTGCGTGGCGATGAGGTTTGGGTCGATGATCAGCCGTTGCCGGATCCGCATACGCCGCCGGCGGATGATTCGCGGACTTTTGTAATCGTCGGTGCCGGGGCGGCAGGCACCGCGTGTGCAGCGGCGCTGCGGGAAAAGGGTTTCGGTGGCCGGATCGTGATGATTGACCGCGAGGCCGATGCCGGTTACGACCGCACGGTGCTGAGCAAATTTGTCCTCGCTGGGGAAATGCCACCCGAGGAAGCGCCGCCGCTGCGAGATGAAACCTTCTATAAAGAGCAGCGCATCGAGCGGCTGGAAAACCAAATCACCTCGCTGGATGCTGCAAACCAGACGTTGCATCTGAGCGACGGTCAGTCCCTGCGCTATGACGCGGCCGTGCTCGCCACCGGCGGTGAACCCAATCCGTTGGAATTGCCCGGCGCCGACCTGCCGCAGGTCTTCGTCCTGCGCTCAAAATCCCAGGCAGAGCAAATAATGAATGCCGCCAAACCCGAGCACCGCGCGGTGATCATCGGCGACAGTTTCATCGCCCTCGAGTGCGCCTCGGCCCTGCGCCAGTATGGCCTCGACGTCACGGTACTGGCTCGCCACGCGATTCCTTTCGCTGCCCAGTTCGGCGAAGCCGTGGGCAAAACGATTCGCGCGCTGCACGAACAGAACGGGGTGAAATTCATCACCGAGCACGCAGCCACCGAAATCATTGGCGATGGCAAAGTCGAGGCCGTATTGCTGGACAATGGCCTGCGTCTTTCGGCGGATCTGGTGCTGGCAGGGGTCGGCGTGCACCCGGCCACCGAGGCGTTCGCGTCACTGCCGAGGGAAAAGGATCAGTCATTGCGCGTCGATGACGGCCTGCGTGTGAGCGAAAATCTGTGGGCCATCGGCGATATCGCTACGTTTCCGCTCCACGGCCAGTTGCAACGCATCGAGCACTGGCGCCTGGCTCAGCAACACGCGCGTATCGCCGCGGCCAACATGTTGGGTGGCGAGGAGCATTACCTCGACGTGCCGTTCTTCTGGACTTGGCATTTCGGCAAGAATTACGACTATCTCGGCCACGCTGAGCACTGGGATGAGGTGGAGTTTCTCGGCGAGCCTGAACATCCGCCATTTATTGGTCTGTTCGGTAGAAACGGTATGGTAGTCGCCGCCGTGGCTTGCGAGAAAGAAAGAGCGATGGCGTTACTCACCGAGCGCATGAAGCAACCGCTGCCGATGGAAGAGGCTTGGGAACTGATCCGCGATTAG
- the pgaC gene encoding poly-beta-1,6-N-acetyl-D-glucosamine synthase, producing the protein MLDRLLALLVLALVLGVPLGLIFLVTGQFLMDFVFFYPLFMSGLWIAGGLYFWLHWERHWPWKDDTLPPPLEGEPLISILIPCYNEGDNAADTIHAALAQHYPNIEVIAINDGSKDNTAEVLDALAKEDPRLRVLHLAENQGKAVALRMGAIAARSEYLVCIDGDALLAPNTAAYLVAPMLDNARLGAVTGNPRIRTRSTLVGRVQVGEFSSIIGLIKRTQRVFGRIFTVSGVIVAFRRTALNRVGYWSPDMITEDIDISWKLQLDHWSIFYEPRALCWILMPETLGGLWKQRLRWAQGGAEVLFKNIRGIWQYRHRYLWPLLFEYCLSTGWAFTFLLSVIFWGVGKFVVMPEAIAVDHLMPPAFTGLLLAFVCLVQFAVSIVIDRRYEPGLGRTMFWVVWYPLVFWLISLLTTLVSFPKVLFGQHQKRARWVSPDRGIKPIGDDEEEVIK; encoded by the coding sequence ATGCTGGATAGACTGTTAGCCCTGCTTGTTCTGGCGCTCGTCCTCGGCGTGCCGCTGGGCCTGATCTTCCTGGTCACCGGGCAGTTCCTGATGGACTTCGTGTTCTTCTACCCACTGTTCATGTCCGGGTTGTGGATCGCCGGTGGCCTGTATTTCTGGCTGCACTGGGAGCGTCACTGGCCATGGAAAGACGACACGCTACCGCCGCCACTGGAAGGCGAGCCGCTGATCTCGATCCTGATCCCTTGCTACAACGAAGGTGACAACGCCGCCGACACCATCCATGCGGCGCTGGCCCAGCATTATCCGAACATCGAAGTTATCGCGATCAACGACGGCTCAAAGGACAACACTGCTGAAGTGCTCGATGCGCTGGCCAAGGAAGATCCACGTCTGCGCGTGCTGCATCTGGCGGAAAACCAGGGCAAGGCTGTCGCGCTGCGTATGGGGGCGATCGCTGCGCGCAGTGAGTATCTGGTGTGCATCGACGGTGACGCACTGCTGGCGCCGAACACCGCGGCGTATCTGGTTGCGCCGATGCTGGATAACGCGCGTCTCGGCGCGGTGACCGGTAACCCACGGATACGCACACGCTCGACGCTGGTCGGACGGGTGCAGGTGGGTGAGTTCTCGTCGATCATCGGGCTCATTAAGCGTACGCAACGGGTGTTCGGGCGGATCTTTACTGTGTCCGGCGTGATCGTCGCGTTCCGCCGTACCGCGCTGAACCGCGTCGGTTATTGGAGCCCGGACATGATCACCGAGGACATCGACATCAGCTGGAAGCTGCAACTCGATCACTGGAGCATCTTCTACGAGCCACGCGCGCTGTGCTGGATTCTGATGCCGGAAACCCTCGGCGGGCTATGGAAGCAACGACTGCGCTGGGCTCAGGGCGGCGCCGAAGTGTTGTTCAAGAACATCCGTGGCATCTGGCAGTACCGCCATCGTTACCTGTGGCCGCTGCTGTTCGAATACTGCCTGTCGACCGGTTGGGCGTTCACCTTCCTCTTGTCGGTGATTTTCTGGGGCGTCGGCAAATTCGTGGTCATGCCGGAAGCCATCGCGGTGGATCACCTGATGCCGCCGGCATTTACCGGGTTGCTGCTGGCCTTCGTCTGCCTCGTGCAGTTCGCGGTCAGCATCGTCATCGACCGGCGCTATGAGCCGGGATTGGGCCGCACGATGTTCTGGGTGGTCTGGTATCCGTTGGTGTTCTGGCTTATCAGCCTGCTGACCACGCTGGTCAGCTTCCCCAAAGTGCTGTTCGGCCAACATCAGAAACGTGCGCGTTGGGTCAGTCCTGATCGGGGCATCAAACCGATCGGCGACGACGAAGAGGAGGTCATCAAATGA
- a CDS encoding YbhB/YbcL family Raf kinase inhibitor-like protein has protein sequence MTRLTSLNPWLAALAVTLCVQFPAQAQERFTLSIPGVSDNRLFTSAAASDAPGCGGKNQSPALSWNAGPAGTQSYAIVMHDPDGQKGLGVDHWIHYGIKSTTRQIAAGVGAKSAFEGVGGTNSKGNTHYMGPCPPVGDSAHHYIIQIYALDLAPDALPAGLTRAELMEKIKGHVLRNSSAVRRYHR, from the coding sequence ATGACCCGATTGACCTCTCTCAACCCCTGGCTTGCGGCCCTCGCCGTCACCCTTTGCGTGCAGTTTCCAGCGCAGGCCCAGGAGCGTTTCACCCTGAGCATCCCGGGTGTTTCCGATAACCGCCTGTTCACCTCGGCAGCGGCCAGCGATGCGCCCGGTTGCGGTGGCAAGAACCAGTCGCCGGCCCTGAGCTGGAACGCAGGTCCTGCTGGTACCCAGAGTTATGCGATCGTCATGCACGACCCGGACGGCCAGAAAGGCCTGGGCGTCGATCACTGGATTCACTACGGCATCAAATCCACTACACGGCAGATTGCAGCGGGCGTCGGCGCTAAATCCGCATTCGAAGGTGTCGGCGGCACCAACAGCAAGGGCAACACCCACTACATGGGGCCGTGCCCGCCAGTGGGCGACAGTGCGCACCACTACATCATCCAGATCTACGCGCTGGATCTGGCGCCGGATGCCTTGCCGGCCGGCTTGACCCGCGCCGAGCTGATGGAAAAAATCAAAGGTCACGTGCTGCGTAACAGCAGTGCGGTGCGGCGTTATCACCGCTGA
- a CDS encoding vWA domain-containing protein → MSLPLLRPVAVAVLLALAGCGASSTPDSVAVPAPAQPEVLVQQEAVMADTSMAKRALYRMPNAGSAPMPLSESYPQGYRDTQREQYQALADNPIHSVVETPVSTFSADVDTGAYANVRRLLNQGRLPPEGAVRLEEMVNYFPYEYALPSDGSPFGVTTELAASPWNPHTRLLRIGIKASDRAVTELAPANLVFLVDVSGSMDRREGLPMVKSTLKLLVDQLRDQDRVSLVVYAGESRVVLEPTSGREKAKIRTAIEQLTAGGSTAGASGIELAYQMAQQAFIPKGINRILLATDGDFNVGVSDFDSLKQMAVDKCKTGISLTTLGFGVDNYNEHLMEQLADAGDGNYAYIDNLREARKVLVDQLSSTLAVVAKNVKLQVEFNPAQVSEYRLLGYENRALKREDFSNDKVDAGEIGAGHTVTALYEIVPAGEKGWLEPLRYGKSEPVVSGKSGELAMLRVRYQQPEGGKSLLIERPIANQTAPASEDLRFAAAVAAFSQQLKDGRYTGDFSLKDTETLARGARGDDRFGLRNEFVQLVELAQSLRTSIASNALATERRIE, encoded by the coding sequence ATGTCACTTCCTCTCTTGCGTCCTGTTGCGGTTGCTGTGCTACTGGCGCTCGCCGGTTGCGGTGCTTCGTCCACACCCGATTCCGTCGCTGTGCCAGCGCCGGCGCAGCCTGAGGTGCTGGTTCAGCAGGAAGCGGTCATGGCTGACACCTCAATGGCCAAGCGCGCGCTGTACAGGATGCCCAATGCGGGCAGTGCGCCGATGCCGTTGAGTGAAAGTTATCCACAGGGCTATCGCGATACCCAGCGCGAGCAGTATCAGGCGCTGGCCGACAACCCGATCCATAGCGTCGTCGAAACCCCGGTTTCAACGTTCAGTGCTGACGTCGATACGGGCGCTTATGCCAATGTCCGTCGCCTGCTCAATCAAGGCCGATTGCCGCCGGAAGGCGCGGTGCGGCTGGAGGAAATGGTCAATTACTTCCCCTACGAGTACGCGCTGCCCAGCGACGGCTCGCCGTTTGGCGTGACCACAGAATTGGCTGCGTCACCGTGGAACCCGCACACTCGCTTGTTGCGCATCGGCATCAAGGCGTCCGACCGTGCCGTGACGGAACTGGCCCCGGCCAATCTGGTGTTTCTGGTCGACGTGTCCGGCTCGATGGATCGCCGCGAAGGCCTGCCGATGGTCAAAAGCACGCTGAAATTGCTGGTCGATCAGTTACGCGATCAGGATCGCGTTTCGTTGGTGGTGTATGCCGGCGAATCGAGAGTGGTGCTGGAGCCGACTTCTGGACGTGAAAAAGCGAAAATTCGTACAGCCATTGAGCAATTGACTGCGGGCGGTTCGACCGCTGGTGCCTCCGGTATCGAACTGGCCTACCAAATGGCGCAGCAGGCCTTCATTCCCAAAGGCATCAACCGCATCCTCCTGGCCACCGATGGCGATTTCAATGTCGGCGTCAGCGACTTCGATAGCCTCAAACAAATGGCTGTGGATAAATGCAAAACCGGGATTTCGCTGACAACCCTGGGTTTTGGTGTGGATAACTACAATGAACACTTGATGGAACAACTGGCCGACGCCGGCGACGGTAACTACGCCTATATCGATAATCTGCGCGAGGCGCGCAAAGTGTTGGTGGATCAGTTGAGTTCGACCCTCGCCGTGGTGGCAAAAAACGTCAAACTGCAGGTGGAATTCAACCCGGCGCAGGTCAGCGAATATCGCCTGCTCGGCTACGAAAACCGTGCGTTGAAGCGTGAGGATTTCAGCAATGACAAGGTCGATGCCGGCGAAATCGGCGCAGGACACACGGTCACCGCGCTGTACGAAATTGTTCCGGCGGGTGAGAAGGGCTGGTTGGAGCCGCTGCGTTACGGCAAGTCGGAGCCGGTTGTTTCCGGGAAAAGCGGAGAATTGGCGATGCTGCGTGTGCGTTATCAACAGCCTGAAGGTGGGAAAAGTCTGCTGATCGAGCGGCCGATAGCCAATCAGACCGCGCCGGCTAGCGAGGATCTGCGTTTTGCTGCTGCCGTTGCCGCGTTTTCCCAGCAGCTCAAGGATGGCCGTTACACCGGCGACTTCAGCCTGAAAGACACGGAGACACTGGCCCGTGGTGCTCGTGGCGATGATCGCTTCGGTTTGCGTAACGAGTTCGTGCAATTGGTCGAATTGGCGCAAAGTCTGCGCACCTCGATCGCTTCGAACGCGCTGGCCACTGAACGACGGATTGAATAA
- the pgaD gene encoding poly-beta-1,6-N-acetyl-D-glucosamine biosynthesis protein PgaD, translated as MKIIRTRQRPFLVVIDVILTVVAWVGLLFLLIRGLWPLVETHAGGQLIDKSAFDALGTLQIYLWIALVNAVILIGWARYQQRKSRSFAQRRLPSPVIDDEGLSRSFKLCDDRLQKLRTPGVMTIHNDQEGDISHVVTHFWPVQKEELPPPLAPLEHPRVIFLHAEDDDNREPLTRL; from the coding sequence ATGAAAATCATCCGGACTCGCCAGCGGCCCTTTCTGGTAGTGATCGATGTGATCCTCACCGTGGTGGCCTGGGTTGGCCTGCTGTTTCTGCTGATCCGTGGCTTGTGGCCGCTGGTCGAAACTCACGCGGGCGGGCAGCTGATCGATAAATCGGCGTTCGACGCGCTGGGCACCCTGCAGATTTATCTGTGGATTGCCTTGGTCAACGCGGTGATTCTGATTGGTTGGGCGCGTTATCAACAGCGCAAGAGTCGCAGTTTCGCTCAGCGGCGGTTGCCTTCACCGGTGATTGACGATGAAGGCCTGAGCAGGAGTTTCAAACTCTGCGATGACCGCTTGCAGAAACTGCGCACACCTGGGGTGATGACCATTCATAACGATCAGGAAGGTGATATCAGCCACGTGGTGACGCATTTCTGGCCGGTGCAAAAGGAAGAGTTGCCTCCACCATTGGCACCGCTCGAGCATCCACGGGTGATCTTTCTGCATGCCGAGGATGACGATAATCGCGAACCCCTTACCCGGCTTTGA
- a CDS encoding response regulator, producing MTAVDLPAVPRVLIAEADPWSRDLLKQVLLNVRCDARLDLCADGQQALSMLSEIPYDLAIVDWELPGVDGLSVLRSVRQRKRNPPLPFILMSSRNDSASVREAIPLAPTAYLTKPLNMENLTERLQGLLLNAGEEVFCEVPALAPGMTLSVFLERRREQADGAPLMTDVQVAVKRSLNPNGLDLKLLEDEIKTDPQITAVLIAAANSAAQHHGAPVQTLAQALHRLGTGQSMNLILGLALKRSARLSDPCLADYAERYWGLSLHTAEYARTLARLLDLDQERCYCAGMLHRLGDLALLRCLQEWQQAGGALDELEEVGEALAEFGAAYGSALRTRWRLPLELRELIASVYQLGGGVYSREALVMNMAAQMARLTEHEGVEELAKSRTARLLKIGLPELMRMRK from the coding sequence ATGACTGCCGTTGATTTACCCGCTGTACCACGAGTGTTGATTGCCGAAGCTGACCCGTGGTCGCGCGACCTGCTCAAACAAGTGTTGCTGAACGTGCGTTGCGATGCCCGGCTGGACCTGTGTGCCGATGGCCAGCAAGCCCTGTCGATGCTCAGCGAAATTCCTTATGACCTGGCCATCGTCGATTGGGAGCTACCCGGCGTCGATGGCTTGAGCGTGTTGCGCAGCGTGCGTCAGCGCAAACGCAACCCACCGCTGCCGTTCATTCTGATGAGCAGCCGTAACGACAGTGCCAGCGTGCGCGAAGCGATTCCGCTGGCGCCCACGGCCTATCTGACCAAACCGCTGAACATGGAAAACCTGACCGAGCGTTTGCAGGGTTTACTGCTCAATGCCGGTGAAGAAGTGTTCTGTGAGGTGCCGGCATTGGCGCCGGGCATGACCTTGTCAGTGTTTCTTGAGCGTCGACGTGAGCAGGCCGACGGCGCGCCGTTGATGACCGATGTGCAGGTGGCGGTGAAGCGCAGTCTCAATCCCAATGGCCTCGATCTGAAGCTGCTGGAAGACGAGATCAAAACCGATCCACAAATCACTGCCGTGTTGATCGCTGCGGCCAACAGCGCGGCGCAGCACCATGGCGCGCCGGTGCAAACACTGGCGCAGGCCCTGCATCGTCTGGGCACCGGACAGAGCATGAACCTGATTCTGGGGCTGGCACTCAAGCGCAGCGCCAGGCTCAGTGATCCGTGTCTGGCGGACTATGCCGAACGTTATTGGGGGCTATCGCTGCACACCGCTGAATACGCGCGGACGTTGGCACGTCTGCTCGATCTCGATCAGGAGCGCTGCTATTGCGCGGGCATGCTCCATCGCTTGGGCGATCTGGCGCTGTTGCGCTGTTTGCAGGAATGGCAGCAGGCCGGCGGTGCGCTGGATGAGCTGGAGGAGGTCGGCGAGGCGCTGGCGGAGTTTGGTGCAGCTTACGGTTCGGCCTTGCGCACACGCTGGCGCTTGCCGCTGGAGCTGCGTGAGCTGATTGCGTCGGTGTATCAGCTCGGTGGTGGGGTGTATTCCCGTGAGGCGCTGGTGATGAACATGGCGGCGCAGATGGCGCGTCTGACGGAGCATGAGGGCGTTGAGGAGCTGGCGAAGAGTCGCACGGCGCGGTTGTTGAAGATCGGCTTGCCGGAATTGATGCGGATGCGCAAATAA
- the gabT gene encoding 4-aminobutyrate--2-oxoglutarate transaminase, which translates to MSKTNAELMARRTAAVPRGVGQIHPIFAESAKNATVTDVEGREFIDFAGGIAVLNTGHVHPKIIAAVTEQLNKLTHTCFQVLAYEPYVELCEKINAKVPGDFAKKTLLVTTGSEAVENAVKIARAATGRAGVIAFTGAYHGRTMMTLGLTGKVVPYSAGMGLMPGGIFRALYPNELHGVSIDDSIASIERIFKNDAEPKDIAAIIIEPVQGEGGFYVAPKEFMKRLRALCDQHGILLIADEVQTGAGRTGTFFAMEQMGVAADLTTFAKSIAGGFPLAGVCGKAEYMDAIAPGGLGGTYAGSPIACAAALAVMEVFEEEQLLDRCKAVGERLVTGLKAIQAKYPVIGEVRALGAMIAVELFENGDSHKPNAAAVASVVAKARDKGLILLSCGTYGNVLRVLVPLTSPDEQLDKGLAIIEECFSEL; encoded by the coding sequence ATGAGCAAGACTAACGCTGAACTGATGGCCCGTCGTACCGCAGCTGTTCCACGTGGTGTTGGCCAGATTCACCCGATCTTCGCTGAGTCGGCAAAAAACGCTACCGTGACTGACGTTGAAGGTCGTGAGTTCATCGACTTCGCTGGCGGCATCGCTGTACTGAACACCGGCCACGTGCACCCGAAAATCATCGCCGCCGTGACCGAACAGCTGAACAAGCTGACCCACACCTGCTTCCAGGTGCTGGCTTACGAGCCGTACGTTGAGCTGTGCGAAAAAATCAACGCCAAGGTGCCAGGTGATTTCGCCAAGAAAACCCTGCTGGTGACCACCGGTTCCGAAGCCGTGGAAAACGCCGTAAAAATCGCCCGTGCCGCCACTGGCCGTGCCGGCGTGATCGCCTTCACCGGCGCTTACCACGGTCGCACCATGATGACCCTGGGCCTGACCGGTAAAGTCGTGCCGTACTCGGCCGGCATGGGCCTGATGCCAGGCGGCATCTTCCGCGCGCTGTACCCGAACGAACTGCACGGCGTGAGCATCGACGACTCGATCGCTTCCATCGAACGCATCTTCAAGAACGACGCCGAGCCGAAAGACATCGCCGCGATCATCATCGAGCCGGTTCAGGGTGAAGGTGGTTTCTACGTTGCGCCGAAAGAATTCATGAAGCGTCTGCGAGCGCTGTGTGACCAGCACGGCATCCTGCTGATCGCTGACGAAGTACAGACCGGCGCTGGCCGTACCGGTACGTTCTTCGCCATGGAACAGATGGGCGTTGCTGCCGACCTGACCACCTTCGCCAAATCCATCGCTGGCGGCTTCCCGCTGGCCGGTGTTTGCGGCAAGGCCGAATACATGGACGCCATCGCTCCAGGCGGTCTGGGCGGCACCTACGCCGGTAGCCCGATTGCTTGCGCCGCTGCACTGGCGGTGATGGAAGTGTTCGAAGAAGAGCAACTGCTGGACCGCTGCAAGGCTGTCGGCGAGCGTCTGGTCACTGGCCTGAAAGCTATCCAAGCCAAGTACCCGGTGATCGGTGAAGTCCGCGCCCTGGGCGCGATGATCGCAGTCGAGCTGTTCGAAAACGGCGACAGCCACAAGCCGAACGCTGCTGCTGTAGCGTCGGTGGTGGCCAAGGCGCGCGACAAGGGTCTGATCCTGCTGTCCTGCGGCACCTACGGCAACGTTCTGCGCGTCCTCGTACCGCTGACTTCGCCGGACGAGCAACTGGACAAAGGTCTGGCGATCATCGAAGAGTGCTTCTCCGAGCTCTGA
- a CDS encoding RNA polymerase sigma factor — MFASADSSTASSDESLLARYREGDGAAFEILYARHRQGLYCFLLGLSGKPELADEVFQETWLSLIRSSSQPQGRATFRTWLFQIARNRLIDHWRKHGARQPLHDSYDEQAHAVSDEANDPEQLLSLSRDSQRLENALQTLPADQREVFLLRAHGDLDLAQIASLTETPLETVKSRLRYAQQKLRRLLAEEVLT, encoded by the coding sequence CTGTTTGCCTCGGCAGACAGCTCAACCGCCAGCAGCGATGAGTCGCTGCTGGCGCGTTATCGCGAGGGCGACGGCGCGGCGTTCGAGATCTTGTACGCGCGGCATCGTCAGGGTTTGTATTGTTTTCTGCTTGGATTAAGCGGCAAACCGGAATTGGCCGACGAGGTGTTTCAGGAGACCTGGCTGAGCCTGATCCGCAGCAGCAGTCAGCCACAAGGCCGGGCGACATTTCGTACATGGCTATTCCAGATCGCCCGCAATCGCTTGATCGATCACTGGCGTAAACACGGCGCCCGACAACCGCTGCACGACAGCTACGACGAGCAGGCACATGCCGTCAGCGATGAAGCGAATGATCCCGAACAACTGCTCAGCCTCAGCCGTGACAGCCAGCGCCTGGAAAATGCCTTGCAAACCCTGCCCGCCGACCAGCGCGAAGTGTTCCTGCTGCGCGCCCACGGCGACCTCGATCTGGCGCAAATCGCCAGCCTCACCGAAACACCGCTGGAAACCGTCAAAAGCCGCTTGCGCTATGCCCAGCAAAAACTGCGTCGGCTGCTGGCCGAGGAGGTACTGACATGA